ACAATACCCCAAGAACCTCTCAACTTGGAAAATGTGATAAACTGAGGCAAAGTGATTGCGTCAGAAATAGCAAAACTTGTGTTTACAGAAGGATAAATGAAAGCATTGTTATCAGGATTCATAGTAGAAACTCTATCTCTACGAATTGTACCTTCTACAAACCAAATGTTCTTGTAATCAAAGTTTACAGTACCCAAAAATGCATCGATCACTCTATTGGTTCGATCAGAGCTACTATTTGGAATATTGGTTGAAGCAACAATATCAAAAAGATTTTCCGTGCTCAAACCTCCATTTGTACTTCTCCCTATACTTCTGAAGCTTTCTCTTCTAGCGGTATAACCTGCCATCGCACTTACCGAGATTTCATCTGTGATACTTTTAGTATATGAAAGTAATAAGTCACCATATAAGATACTGAAAAGCTCTGTGCTCATTCCAAAACCACCTGATGGCCCGAATGCTAAAGGTCTGGTAGAGTAATTACTGTTTTCGTTGTATCTATTCGTAAAGTCAGTCGAAATTCTGGCTCTCAATTTCAAATCATTCGTAATCTGGAAATGGTTCGTTAAACTACCAATCACACGATTACTCTTCTCTGAAGAAAGATTTTTATTTACTCTCCAAGCATAATCAGCAATAGCACTTAAGAATCCACTACCTGTGATATTTTCATCTGGAGTCAAACTCTGACCATTTCCTGTCACGAATCTATATCCTCTAGAAGTTTGATATTTATCTAAGTACCAAGCTCCATTGTCAAAACGCGTCATCATTCCTCCAAAATTGTTGATCATTCGATCAATTGAATAAGGGCGGTTTTTTGTGTTTTGATTGATGTAGTTAATCATCAAATCAGTCTTGATACGCTTACTTACATTATAGCTAGCATTCAAATTGACAATGTTTTTAGAGTTCTTAGAATTCAAACTCAAAGCCTCATTGTCCTGACGAGTTAAAGAAAGTCTAAAGTTTGATTTCTCAGTGGCGTTTGAAATCGCCACATTTATCTGAGAACTGATTGGACTATTAAATAGTGCAGCATAGTTATCTTCCTGTGCATTATAGGGTCTAGAAATACCGTCCCATGCTAGCATTGGCTGACCGTCGAATTCAGGACCGAAATTGTTTGTAGTATTAGGTACAGTTCTGATCCCATCCTCTGTGTAGTTAAAACCATCTTCCGCTTGCCCTAAGTTGGCCACATGATTTGGAAAACCTGGACCTCTTACATTTTGATATCTTGGTAGGTAGGCAATTTCATCCATGGTAACATTGGCATTAAAATCAACCTGCATTCCATCCCTTCCTACTTTACCTTTCTTTGTTGTAATCAATACCACACCATTTACTGCCTCAGAACCATAAAGTGCTGCAGCAGATGCACCTTTCAAAATAGAAATGTTTTCAACATCCGCAGGGTTGATATCCAAAAGTCCATTTCCTCTTAATCGTTGGTCTCCCCAATAATTGTTATTAGAAACTTCCTCATTTCTGATAGGAACACCATCCAATACGATCAAAGGCTGATTCTTACCGGTAATTGAGTTAATACCTCTAATTTGAATGTTTACAGCAGAAGTAGCACCACCTGCACCTGAAGCAATTCTCACCCCTGGAGCTTTACCATATAATGCACTTACCACATTCGGAGTACCTGTTTTAATCAAGTCATCAGAAACAATAGTACTGGTAGCATACCCAAGAGACTTTTCCTTTTTGTCCATACCAAATGCAGTAACAACAAATTCGTCTAATTCACTGGTATTTTCCTCAAGATTTACATTGATCTCAGACTGATTCCCTACAGTTACTTCTTGGGTATCATATCCAATAAAGGAAAAAACTAAAACTGAATTAGCTCCCACCGTAATGGAATACTCACCATCCACATTTGTGGTGGTACCTTTTTGATTCGACTTGTCTAGAATCGTGACTCCAGGCATAGGTAACCCATCCGCAGTCACAACTCCTTTTACGACTCTGTCCTGGGCTTGAGCTATGGCTATCAAACCAAGCATAAACACCAGAGTAAAAGAAATTGATAAAACTTTTCTCATAGTTGGTAATTAAAGGTTAGAAATTATGTTTTTGTTAATTTAATCCTACCACTCCTTCCCTTCTAAAAATCCAATTTTTCAAAATTCATTTCAAAAGATTAAAAGTCTGTTTCTAAAGGTCTTAGCAACAAAAATTACGAGCCTGACCAATATCACAATGGCGAATATGAGGTAAATCTAGAAATATTCGTATTTATTCAAAAAGAATTGTGAAATTTTTTTGCTCAACATCCCTTTATTTATCTAAATTTTTTAAAAAAGACCCTTTGAAGCAATTTTATTTTAACTATTGAAGGTTTCACAGATTTAATATTTCGTTAAGTGTTCAAAAAATTCTCAATTTTTATCAATACTATAGGATAGTTAATAAAGATAAATTAACTCTTCAGCTTTTTTTGAGGCAAAAAAAAGCCTCCCAATCTCTTGGGAGGCTTCTATTTGTTAGAATTGGTTTTGATTATCTCAAAAACAACATTTCTCTATATTTCACTAATGGCCAAGACTCATCATCTACCAATAGTTCCAATTTATCTACTGCATATCGGATCTTGTCAAAATAGGCTTCTTTTACTTCGGTTTGGTAACCTTTTGCCATTTTAACCAAATCAGTCTCTTTGTTTAGCTTCTTACGAGCATCCACCATAGCAGTAATGTCTGCTTTCAATGACTCTACATGCTTCGATATCTCCTTGATAGTTTCTACCGCTGCAGTATGATCTAAACCTAGACCTTTTAATCCATTTGCGTTTTGGATAATTTTATTTTGGTACAAGATCGCTGTCGGAATGATGTGATTCAATGCCAAATCACCCATCACTCTACCTTCTATCTGAACTTTCATCATAAAGTTCTCCAAAAGAATTTCGTGACGTGCATGAAGCTCCACTTCATTCATTACATTATGTCTTTCGAAAAGCTCCTTGGTCTTTTTGGCTGAATATACATCCAAAGCCATTGGAGTAGACTTCAAGTTAGACAATCCTCTTTTCTCAGCTTCAGCTGCCCACTCATCAGAGTAACCATCACCTTCGAATCTTACCTTTTTGCTATCCTTGATGTATTTTCTCAACACATTTACGATCGCAATTTTCTTCTCCTTACCGGAACTCATTTCTTTTTCGATGTCCTTGGCCATATCGGTCAATACATCAGCAACGATTACGTTCAATGCAGTCATTGGACCAGCAACGTTTGCCTGAGATCCTACTGCACGGAATTCGAATTTGTTACCTGTAAATGCAAATGGTGAAGTTCTGTTTCTATCTGTATTGTCAAGAATGATTTCAGGAATCTTAGAGATACCTAATTTCATGTACATGTTATCACCCTTCTCGATCTTAAGGTTTCCGTTTTTCTCCAATTCGTCAAGAACCTCAGTCAAGGTAGCACCTAAGAATACAGAGATAATAGCTGGAGGAGCCTCATTCGCACCTAATCTAAAGTCATTACCAGCAGAAGCAATACTTGCTCTCAATAGATCAGAATGATCATAAACAGCTTTGATTGTCGCTACTAAGAAAGTTAAGAACTGAAGATTCTCTCTAGCAGAATTACTTGGCTGGAATAAGTTGACACCAGTATCAGTGATCAATGACCAGTTATTATGCTTACCACTTCCGTTTAAGCCAGCAAATGGCTTTTCGTGAAGAAGTAC
Above is a window of Algoriphagus machipongonensis DNA encoding:
- a CDS encoding SusC/RagA family TonB-linked outer membrane protein; the encoded protein is MRKVLSISFTLVFMLGLIAIAQAQDRVVKGVVTADGLPMPGVTILDKSNQKGTTTNVDGEYSITVGANSVLVFSFIGYDTQEVTVGNQSEINVNLEENTSELDEFVVTAFGMDKKEKSLGYATSTIVSDDLIKTGTPNVVSALYGKAPGVRIASGAGGATSAVNIQIRGINSITGKNQPLIVLDGVPIRNEEVSNNNYWGDQRLRGNGLLDINPADVENISILKGASAAALYGSEAVNGVVLITTKKGKVGRDGMQVDFNANVTMDEIAYLPRYQNVRGPGFPNHVANLGQAEDGFNYTEDGIRTVPNTTNNFGPEFDGQPMLAWDGISRPYNAQEDNYAALFNSPISSQINVAISNATEKSNFRLSLTRQDNEALSLNSKNSKNIVNLNASYNVSKRIKTDLMINYINQNTKNRPYSIDRMINNFGGMMTRFDNGAWYLDKYQTSRGYRFVTGNGQSLTPDENITGSGFLSAIADYAWRVNKNLSSEKSNRVIGSLTNHFQITNDLKLRARISTDFTNRYNENSNYSTRPLAFGPSGGFGMSTELFSILYGDLLLSYTKSITDEISVSAMAGYTARRESFRSIGRSTNGGLSTENLFDIVASTNIPNSSSDRTNRVIDAFLGTVNFDYKNIWFVEGTIRRDRVSTMNPDNNAFIYPSVNTSFAISDAITLPQFITFSKLRGSWGIVGNYPDVYRANIAYNQNSLGEQQPGGANVLYTNLSSSFGNDGIKPEQKHEFEFGLDTRFFNNRFGLDISYYNAQIRDQILPLTLPNSSGASSVLTNIGTLRNTGVEVGLNGAIVQTPDFNWNMTLNIAKNVNKVEKLANNATELLHADYDGNAAQLRSVVGRPMGDFFAHPIERDDNGNKIVQPNGLYKIDADNWIQVGNAMPDAVGGIINEVSYKNFSLYAVLDFQIGGSVMPTGINWMISRGLTEASLNNMNEERGGLAYYQNADGQGVQVDHSTAQGPNGETVYHDGMLMDGVVADGSTNSNVISQAIYYNSTYNWGGPQYSQSRYELYIQDNDYLKMRELSLSYNIPPHITDKIGASNVNISVFGRNLFFLYRNIKDLDPEVLTGGSRWTQTLTSAGTNPATRTFGVKLNARF
- a CDS encoding glutamine synthetase III family protein; translation: MATLRQQALSMVQARQRVAVKAPSNKISDYFGTNVFGISQMKVSLAPSVYKKVMEAIDKGTKIDNSTAEEVASAVKTWAMAKGVTHYTHWFQPLTGSTAEKHDSFYDALGGLEKFKGSALVQQEPDASSFPNGGIRSTFEARGYTAWDPSSPIFIFENTLCIPTIFVSYTGEALDYKTPLLKSMDAVNEAAIKICQLFDRNVKKVQPSLGVEQEYFVIDKALYAARPDLVMAGRTVYGHSPARGQQLDDHYFGSIPTRVKDFMVDFEIAALELGIPVMTRHNEVAPGQFEVAPLFEEINKATDHNQLLMDVMEKVAERHDLKVLLHEKPFAGLNGSGKHNNWSLITDTGVNLFQPSNSARENLQFLTFLVATIKAVYDHSDLLRASIASAGNDFRLGANEAPPAIISVFLGATLTEVLDELEKNGNLKIEKGDNMYMKLGISKIPEIILDNTDRNRTSPFAFTGNKFEFRAVGSQANVAGPMTALNVIVADVLTDMAKDIEKEMSSGKEKKIAIVNVLRKYIKDSKKVRFEGDGYSDEWAAEAEKRGLSNLKSTPMALDVYSAKKTKELFERHNVMNEVELHARHEILLENFMMKVQIEGRVMGDLALNHIIPTAILYQNKIIQNANGLKGLGLDHTAAVETIKEISKHVESLKADITAMVDARKKLNKETDLVKMAKGYQTEVKEAYFDKIRYAVDKLELLVDDESWPLVKYREMLFLR